In Halostagnicola larsenii XH-48, the sequence CGATCGACGGTGAACAGGCCGAGATCCTCGTACTGCTTTGCGGTTTCCGAGTGGTAGTTTCCGGTTCCGACGTGAGAGTAGAGCCGGACGCCGTCTGACTCCTCGCGAACCACGAGCGACGTTTTCGTGTGGGTCTTGTACCCCATCGTTCCGTACGCGACGTGGATACCCTCCTCCTCGAGTTTCTTCGCCCACTCGAGGTTGTTCTTCTCGTCGAATCTGGCCTTGAGTTCCACCATCACCGCGACTTGCTTACCGTTCCGCGCGGCCTCGAGGAGGCTTTCGATCACCTGCGAGTCGCTGGCAGTCCGGTATATCGCCGCCTTGATCGCGAGCACGTCCGGATCGTTCGCCGCCTCCTCGAGAAAGCGCTGGACGGTGTCTTCGAACGAATGGTAGGGGTGGTGTACGAGCACGTCGCGTTCCCGAATCGTGTCGAAGACGCTCCCGTCGTCATCGCGTTCGTTCAACCGTGGGTGCGGTTGGGGCGTCCACTCCGGAACCGCGAGGTCATCCCGATGGAGCTTCGTCAGTTCCGCAAAGTCTCGATAATCCAACGGCCCGTCGAGCTCGAACACCTCTCGGTCGTCGAGGTCGAGTTCTCGAGTCAGGATCTCGAGGATCTCGTCGGGCGCGCCGCGTTCGATCTCGAGTCGAACCGCCGTCGCGAACCGCCGCTCCTCGAGGACTTCCTCTATCATCTCGATCAGGTCCTCCGCGACCGCCTCGTTGCGGCCGACTTCGGCGTTTCGAGTCACGCGAAAGAGTGCCGTTTCGATCACGTCAACGTCGGGAAAGAGGCGGTCCAGATGTGCGCGAACGACATCCTCGAGGAGGACGTACCGATCGTCATCGCCGTTGTCGAGAGGAATCAACCTGACCTGGTTACGCGGAATCTTTACCCGGGAGAACGTCGGGTCCTCGCCGGGCCGTTCGCGGGTGAGGATAGCCAGCGAGAGGCTCTGGTTCGAGATGAACGGAAACGGGTGGGCCGGATCGAACGTCAGCGGCGTCAGGGTCGGCAAGACCGAACTTTCGAAGTACTGGCGGATACCCTCTCGTTCCGCCGCCTCGAGGGCATCGTACTCGACGATGCGAACGCCGGCCGCCGAAAGCGCCGGTCGGATCTCCTCGCGGTAACAGCGACTCTGTCGTTCGAATATCGGCCGCGCCGTTTCGAGAACGTCTTCCCACTGTTCGAGCGGCGTTCGCCCGTCGGGCGTCTCCTCGTCGACCCCGGCCGCGATCTGTTGTTTGAGTCCGCCGACACGTTTCCGGAAGAACTCGTCCATGTTCGTCGTGAGTATCGCGAGAAACTTCGTCCGTTCCAACAAGGGGTTGTCCTCGTCGACGGCCTCCTCGAGCACGCGGCGCTGAAACGCGAGTTCGCTCAGTTCGCGGTTGAGGTAGTACGTCGGCTTTGAGAGGTCTGTCGCCGGTTCGGTCTCATTTGACCCGCTCGAGTCCGGATGCTGTAATTCTGTTCCATCGTCGGCCCCGTCACCACGACCGGATACCATCGAACGAAACTCGACCGACGACGGCGAGTCGACCGACTGCGCGTCACGTAGCGAGGGATCGTTCTCGTCGTCTTCTGCCGGACTCGAGTCGTCGGAGCAACCTCGATCCGTCTCCACGCCGTCGGTCGATCCCGCGTCCGTCTCGGAATCGCCCGTCATTGGCGGTTGGTCGCGACGATTTTGTCGTCGGATCGGTTCACGTATCCCTCTGATTCGACGGTGACGAAT encodes:
- the ppk1 gene encoding polyphosphate kinase 1, with protein sequence MTGDSETDAGSTDGVETDRGCSDDSSPAEDDENDPSLRDAQSVDSPSSVEFRSMVSGRGDGADDGTELQHPDSSGSNETEPATDLSKPTYYLNRELSELAFQRRVLEEAVDEDNPLLERTKFLAILTTNMDEFFRKRVGGLKQQIAAGVDEETPDGRTPLEQWEDVLETARPIFERQSRCYREEIRPALSAAGVRIVEYDALEAAEREGIRQYFESSVLPTLTPLTFDPAHPFPFISNQSLSLAILTRERPGEDPTFSRVKIPRNQVRLIPLDNGDDDRYVLLEDVVRAHLDRLFPDVDVIETALFRVTRNAEVGRNEAVAEDLIEMIEEVLEERRFATAVRLEIERGAPDEILEILTRELDLDDREVFELDGPLDYRDFAELTKLHRDDLAVPEWTPQPHPRLNERDDDGSVFDTIRERDVLVHHPYHSFEDTVQRFLEEAANDPDVLAIKAAIYRTASDSQVIESLLEAARNGKQVAVMVELKARFDEKNNLEWAKKLEEEGIHVAYGTMGYKTHTKTSLVVREESDGVRLYSHVGTGNYHSETAKQYEDLGLFTVDRDVGQDLVKLFNYFTGHSMPREYRKLLVAPGNMRERFRSLIRAEARRARDGDDAQIVAKMNRLEDPELVRELYRASIAGVDIDLIVRDICRLRPGLANVSETIDVHSIVGRFLEHSRIFYFQSAEETRYYIGSADWMARNLDTRVEAVVPIDDPEIQSTLESVLETLLTDDQNRWVMQSDGTYRRAETDSDSTNNDVHETFMRAARGEIRRDDLP